The following are from one region of the Actinoplanes sp. L3-i22 genome:
- a CDS encoding Lsr2 family protein, which yields MAKQQVIVLTDDLDGSTADRTVEFSLDGVSYTIDLSEGNAGKLRTALDPYISNGSRQARASRVTRRGQEPIRTFTNRTPRDQNQAIREWARSNGHELSSRGRIPANVVEAFNQAH from the coding sequence ATGGCAAAGCAGCAAGTCATCGTTCTCACCGACGACCTCGACGGCTCCACAGCGGATCGGACAGTTGAGTTCAGCCTCGATGGCGTCAGCTACACCATCGATCTGTCCGAGGGCAACGCCGGGAAGCTGCGTACGGCGCTCGACCCGTACATCAGCAACGGGAGCCGACAGGCGCGTGCCAGTCGGGTGACTCGGCGCGGGCAGGAGCCGATCCGCACGTTCACAAACCGTACGCCGCGGGACCAGAATCAGGCGATCCGTGAGTGGGCGAGGAGCAACGGTCACGAGTTGTCCAGCCGGGGCCGGATCCCCGCCAACGTGGTCGAGGCGTTCAACCAGGCGCACTGA
- a CDS encoding transposase, with protein MQRPPRFFCGIDWASQVNDVAVIDTRSGAVQHLRIAATPEGVAELLTVLSGLLASHQHSRKLVPIAIETNQGLLVHALRARGQTIFQIPPTEMALYRRYRSVTKKKADRSDAVLLAMLLHERWGQLQPLPQTSPAAEAITVLTRAQHQAQLLREKLQAKLRRLLHQVHPAAVNAWEGRDFGLRRAEARAVLAAGPTAEAAQRLTQYRLTKILAPVRLRLVDDEAYRLRDLFAVPVLRLPRDIEIASAVEVRALLSQFDHACQSTDKLTAQLSEAFLNHEQAAVYLSFPGCGALTGARLLAELGDDPNRFASPRGLRAYAGVAPLTWSSGKSRQVTHRHICNRRLKAVCHQWAFTSLTRSPGARAHYDQRRAAGDTYAGALRRVAGHLLSGLHHCLTTGASYDEQQAFPLRENPA; from the coding sequence ATGCAACGGCCACCCCGCTTTTTCTGCGGGATCGACTGGGCCAGCCAGGTCAACGACGTCGCCGTGATCGACACCCGCAGCGGCGCGGTTCAGCACCTGCGTATCGCCGCGACACCTGAGGGCGTAGCGGAGCTTCTCACCGTGCTCTCCGGTTTGCTGGCCAGCCACCAGCACTCCCGCAAACTCGTGCCGATAGCGATCGAAACGAATCAGGGCCTACTGGTGCATGCACTACGGGCCCGCGGCCAGACGATATTTCAGATTCCACCGACGGAGATGGCGCTCTACCGCCGCTACCGGTCGGTGACGAAAAAGAAAGCCGACCGGTCCGACGCCGTCTTGCTGGCGATGCTGCTGCACGAACGATGGGGCCAGCTCCAGCCCCTTCCCCAGACCAGCCCGGCAGCCGAGGCGATCACCGTCTTGACCCGCGCCCAGCATCAGGCTCAGCTGCTGCGCGAGAAGCTGCAGGCGAAACTGCGCAGGCTGCTGCACCAAGTCCATCCCGCCGCAGTCAACGCCTGGGAAGGCCGCGACTTCGGCCTGCGCCGGGCAGAGGCCCGGGCGGTGCTCGCCGCCGGGCCGACCGCGGAGGCCGCGCAACGACTGACTCAGTACCGGCTGACGAAGATTCTTGCCCCGGTGCGGCTGCGCCTGGTCGACGACGAGGCGTATCGGCTGCGAGATTTGTTCGCCGTACCCGTTTTGCGGCTACCCCGCGACATCGAGATAGCCTCCGCCGTTGAGGTACGGGCCCTGTTGAGCCAGTTCGACCACGCGTGCCAGAGCACCGACAAGCTCACCGCCCAGTTGAGCGAGGCCTTCCTGAACCACGAGCAGGCCGCGGTGTACCTGTCGTTTCCCGGCTGCGGCGCGCTCACCGGCGCCCGGCTCCTCGCGGAACTCGGCGACGACCCGAACCGGTTCGCCAGCCCGCGCGGCCTACGCGCCTACGCCGGTGTCGCCCCGCTGACCTGGTCCAGCGGCAAAAGCCGGCAGGTCACCCATCGCCACATCTGCAATCGCCGTCTCAAAGCCGTCTGCCACCAGTGGGCCTTCACGTCACTGACCCGCTCACCGGGAGCCCGAGCCCACTACGACCAACGCCGCGCAGCCGGCGACACCTACGCCGGCGCGCTGCGCCGCGTCGCCGGTCACCTCCTGTCCGGCCTGCACCACTGCCTGACCACCGGTGCCAGCTACGACGAACAGCAGGCGTTCCCGCTCCGAGAAAACCCCGCCTAA
- a CDS encoding carbon-nitrogen hydrolase family protein, whose translation MADRREKPAGVVRVGACQTPEILGDPDAALDCIEQFSAQDNGRGTDLLLFPECFLQGYLADDDHVSRYALRLNSSGFAAVLRRLAPVEQVLVFGVIETDNGRYFNTAVVVDRGRLVGRYRKTRLLPGESVFTPGEDYPTFVLHGARYGVNICSDTQFPEPAAMIAAQGATLLLVAAQNMMRRPAAIRFKDLHHSMRAERARETGMWLVSSDVTGARADRIAYGPTSIMSPQGDIVAQVPLMTTGIVVADIPIVSR comes from the coding sequence GTGGCTGACCGACGTGAAAAGCCTGCTGGTGTCGTTCGGGTGGGCGCCTGCCAAACGCCGGAGATCCTGGGCGATCCCGACGCCGCGCTCGACTGCATCGAGCAGTTCTCAGCCCAAGACAACGGCCGCGGCACGGACCTGCTGCTCTTCCCGGAATGCTTCCTTCAGGGATACCTCGCCGATGACGACCACGTCTCCCGGTACGCCCTCCGGCTGAATTCATCAGGATTCGCCGCGGTGTTGCGCCGCCTCGCGCCCGTCGAGCAGGTCCTGGTCTTCGGGGTCATCGAGACCGACAACGGCAGGTACTTCAACACCGCCGTCGTCGTCGACCGCGGACGCCTCGTCGGCCGCTACCGCAAGACCCGGCTCCTACCCGGCGAATCGGTGTTCACCCCCGGTGAGGACTACCCGACCTTCGTGCTGCATGGCGCGCGGTACGGCGTAAACATATGCTCCGACACGCAGTTCCCGGAGCCGGCCGCCATGATCGCAGCGCAGGGAGCGACACTGCTGCTGGTCGCGGCGCAGAACATGATGCGCCGCCCAGCCGCTATCCGGTTCAAGGACCTGCACCACAGCATGCGCGCCGAACGAGCCCGCGAGACCGGCATGTGGCTGGTGTCCTCCGACGTCACCGGCGCCCGCGCAGACCGCATCGCCTACGGCCCTACCAGCATCATGTCACCGCAGGGCGACATCGTTGCCCAGGTGCCGCTGATGACAACCGGCATCGTCGTGGCCGACATCCCGATCGTCTCGAGATGA
- a CDS encoding GNAT family N-acetyltransferase gives MADPPREPARDELLPEWPRLVLEGERVLIRSPAPGDEPALIEMATDARVRRYLGGPADPDTAAASARQKVTGQPGQFVIVERATGDVAGSGSLARKRGPWEISYQLRDGFTCRGLAGGRREATSTLLSRAYAVASSLATKQGDDAIALAMADRARSEAVTAGDDAALTAATHVLAITMRRDGHHTAAHNLLVGTAAQLDLSYADPAPGTVAAYGTLLCTAAYTSAQAGDATNADTYLTEAAAAARLLGDHVGSGVHPFSPTTVAMYRISVHTTLDDTGKALEHAAAVNPARLPTAERHGRYLVDTARAWHRHGRPDRAAHALLAAERHAPEDVARASVRDLVATLLYAPTPTPAALRDLAGRIGVS, from the coding sequence ATGGCTGATCCGCCCCGCGAACCGGCCCGCGATGAGTTGCTGCCCGAGTGGCCGCGCCTGGTCTTGGAGGGCGAACGGGTCCTGATCAGGTCGCCGGCTCCCGGCGACGAACCCGCTCTGATCGAGATGGCCACCGACGCACGGGTGCGCCGGTACCTCGGCGGCCCCGCCGACCCGGACACCGCGGCCGCCAGCGCCCGACAAAAGGTAACCGGCCAGCCGGGGCAGTTCGTGATCGTCGAACGGGCGACCGGCGACGTCGCTGGCAGCGGCAGCCTCGCCCGCAAACGCGGGCCGTGGGAGATCTCCTACCAGCTCCGCGACGGCTTCACCTGCAGAGGGCTCGCCGGCGGCCGCCGTGAGGCCACCTCGACCCTGCTGTCGCGCGCCTACGCCGTCGCTTCGTCGCTGGCCACCAAACAAGGTGATGACGCGATCGCCCTGGCGATGGCTGATCGGGCACGATCTGAAGCGGTCACCGCCGGCGACGATGCCGCGTTGACCGCAGCCACGCACGTGCTGGCGATCACCATGCGCCGCGACGGGCACCACACCGCCGCGCATAATCTGCTCGTCGGCACCGCCGCCCAGCTCGACCTGTCCTACGCCGACCCGGCGCCGGGCACCGTCGCTGCGTACGGCACCCTGCTGTGCACCGCCGCCTACACCAGCGCCCAGGCCGGCGACGCCACCAATGCCGACACGTACCTGACCGAGGCGGCCGCCGCCGCCCGCCTGCTCGGCGACCACGTGGGTTCCGGCGTTCATCCGTTCAGCCCGACCACCGTCGCCATGTACCGGATCAGCGTGCACACCACGCTCGACGACACCGGCAAGGCGCTGGAGCACGCCGCCGCCGTCAACCCGGCCCGTCTGCCGACCGCCGAACGTCACGGCCGCTACCTGGTCGACACCGCTCGCGCGTGGCACCGCCACGGCCGGCCAGACCGGGCCGCTCATGCCCTGCTGGCTGCGGAACGTCACGCGCCGGAGGACGTGGCCAGGGCCAGCGTGCGTGACCTGGTCGCGACCCTGCTGTACGCGCCGACGCCTACCCCGGCCGCGCTGCGCGACCTGGCGGGGCGGATCGGCGTCAGCTAG
- a CDS encoding AAA family ATPase: MTTAPKHPTLVVIRGNSGSGKTTTAREVRRRAGRGTALIEQDYLRRVLLREHGGNRMQPVAPAFIAATTRAALDAGYHVVLEGILDSAGHGPILRRLIAEHPGPSAVYYFDVSFDETVRRHLNRAEPIAATDQMRGWYAPGDLLGVDGEHEIAESTGFDEAVTTILQTSGLGKATPLTPCPTRCPRCAEKRNAATPPADADQPADHG; the protein is encoded by the coding sequence GTGACCACCGCCCCGAAACACCCGACGCTCGTCGTGATCCGCGGCAACTCCGGCTCGGGAAAGACCACCACCGCCCGCGAGGTCCGCCGACGAGCAGGCCGCGGAACCGCACTGATCGAGCAGGACTACCTGCGCCGGGTCCTACTCAGAGAACACGGCGGCAACCGGATGCAGCCGGTCGCACCGGCGTTCATCGCCGCGACCACGCGCGCCGCGCTCGACGCCGGCTATCACGTCGTCCTCGAAGGGATCCTGGACAGCGCCGGCCACGGCCCGATCCTGCGCCGGCTCATCGCCGAGCATCCCGGGCCGAGCGCCGTCTACTACTTCGACGTGTCGTTCGACGAGACGGTACGCCGCCACCTGAACCGTGCCGAGCCGATCGCCGCGACGGACCAGATGCGCGGATGGTACGCGCCGGGCGACCTGCTCGGCGTCGACGGGGAACACGAAATCGCCGAGAGCACCGGCTTCGACGAGGCCGTCACGACGATCCTGCAGACCAGCGGCCTGGGCAAAGCCACACCCCTGACCCCGTGCCCCACCCGCTGCCCCCGCTGCGCCGAGAAGCGCAACGCCGCAACCCCACCCGCCGATGCCGACCAGCCGGCCGACCATGGCTGA
- the fxlM gene encoding methyltransferase, FxLD system produces MDSVVEDMSPEQLRDRLATKLVAKNWIRTPAIEAAVRKVPRHLFVPDTVTAAEAYEDTTVATKRGLDGKTMSSVSAPWLQVFMLAEARLRPGSRVLEIGSGGYNAALIAELAGPQGHVVTLDIDADVTSAARAYLDRAGYPHVQVVHGDGEHGHQPGAPYDAIIITVEAADIPPAIIEQLGPAGVIVMPLRMRGITRALTLRRRGDHLTATAALQCGFVPMQGAGRDLTRRILLRGDAAVLRLDDPTEVDAAALTAALDRPRADVWSPVTITGQEGTSFEGLHLWLASQPRPFGTLIVDRERTAGLLEPQDKFTCPTLLSTDSLAYLTMRTTGDNRWQFGAHGFGPGADTLTSDLIDLLTAWDRDYRHRPAPDITVHPTGTPLPDGDQLRLLVPRRHTTIAVTWPAPAGPQ; encoded by the coding sequence ATGGATTCTGTCGTTGAGGACATGTCGCCCGAGCAGCTACGAGACAGGCTGGCGACCAAGTTGGTCGCGAAGAATTGGATCCGGACACCCGCGATCGAAGCAGCGGTGCGTAAAGTGCCGCGGCACCTGTTCGTCCCCGACACCGTCACCGCAGCCGAGGCGTACGAGGACACGACCGTCGCCACAAAACGCGGCCTGGACGGCAAGACGATGAGTTCCGTGTCGGCCCCGTGGCTACAGGTTTTCATGCTGGCCGAGGCCAGGCTGCGGCCGGGCTCACGGGTCCTGGAGATCGGCTCCGGCGGCTACAACGCCGCCCTGATCGCCGAGCTCGCCGGCCCGCAGGGGCATGTCGTCACCCTTGACATCGACGCCGACGTCACCAGCGCAGCCCGAGCGTACCTGGACCGGGCCGGCTATCCGCACGTCCAGGTCGTGCACGGCGACGGCGAACACGGCCACCAGCCCGGCGCCCCCTACGACGCGATCATCATCACCGTCGAAGCCGCCGACATCCCACCCGCGATCATCGAACAACTCGGACCCGCCGGTGTCATCGTCATGCCGCTGCGGATGCGCGGCATCACCCGAGCTCTCACCCTGCGCCGCCGCGGCGATCACCTCACCGCGACCGCAGCGCTGCAATGCGGATTCGTGCCGATGCAAGGCGCCGGCCGCGATCTGACCCGCCGGATCCTCCTGCGCGGCGACGCCGCCGTGCTGCGCCTCGACGACCCGACCGAGGTGGACGCCGCCGCGCTGACCGCGGCCCTGGACCGGCCCCGGGCCGACGTGTGGTCACCGGTCACCATCACCGGGCAGGAAGGCACCTCCTTCGAGGGCCTGCACCTGTGGCTGGCCAGCCAGCCCCGCCCGTTCGGCACCCTCATCGTCGACCGCGAGCGCACCGCCGGCCTGCTCGAGCCACAAGACAAATTCACCTGCCCCACCCTGCTGAGCACCGACAGCCTCGCCTACCTGACCATGCGCACAACCGGCGACAACCGCTGGCAGTTCGGCGCCCACGGCTTCGGACCCGGCGCCGACACCCTCACCAGCGACCTGATCGACCTACTCACGGCCTGGGACCGCGACTACCGCCACCGCCCGGCCCCGGACATCACCGTGCACCCCACCGGCACACCCCTACCCGACGGCGACCAGCTGCGGCTGCTGGTCCCGCGCCGGCACACCACGATCGCCGTCACCTGGCCCGCACCGGCAGGCCCACAGTGA
- a CDS encoding DUF402 domain-containing protein → MTSPLFGVGTTVVRRDVLNGRVWTAAAHRVLHDDGHKLVLVSWPGTVGYALTTWIQWLTDGNSRSRPQAVADLAAGTWELGQWVWRDTAVVTWIGLDPDLSLQAYLPVDGGPTQWKINFERPVTRTPIGIDTCDLLLDLMVDPIAGRWRWKDADEYAQARTLGLISDADDERVRAARKRAVALAESGDGPLAEDWSQWRVPDDWSLPVLPPRVLDHVAW, encoded by the coding sequence ATGACCTCGCCACTCTTCGGTGTCGGCACGACCGTGGTACGCCGCGACGTGCTCAACGGCCGCGTGTGGACCGCCGCCGCCCACCGCGTGCTGCACGACGACGGACACAAACTCGTGCTCGTCAGCTGGCCCGGCACCGTCGGCTACGCACTGACCACCTGGATCCAATGGTTGACCGACGGCAACAGTCGATCCCGCCCGCAGGCGGTAGCCGACCTGGCCGCTGGGACGTGGGAACTCGGCCAGTGGGTGTGGCGGGACACGGCGGTCGTGACCTGGATCGGCCTCGACCCCGACCTCAGCCTCCAGGCGTATCTACCTGTCGACGGCGGCCCGACCCAATGGAAGATCAACTTCGAGCGGCCGGTCACCCGCACGCCGATCGGCATCGACACCTGTGATCTCCTGCTGGATCTCATGGTCGACCCGATCGCCGGGAGATGGCGGTGGAAGGACGCGGACGAGTACGCCCAGGCCCGAACCCTTGGATTGATCTCGGACGCCGACGACGAGCGCGTGCGGGCAGCCCGGAAGCGCGCCGTGGCGCTCGCTGAATCCGGTGACGGGCCGCTGGCCGAAGACTGGTCGCAGTGGCGAGTCCCGGACGACTGGTCCCTGCCCGTGCTGCCACCGCGTGTGCTGGACCACGTCGCCTGGTGA
- a CDS encoding NUDIX domain-containing protein: MAMTNGRQRAQVDVHLILRRGDDILLGQRINTGWADGCWHLLAGHGEDHEPALTTLIREAREELGITIEPGNARLVHVLHHLTESSRIALFFQVTTWTGEPANTEPDKCAGWQWHHLDDLPTPMIPYARQALTDYRAGLAYSELSWPR; encoded by the coding sequence ATGGCGATGACGAATGGCCGCCAGCGCGCTCAGGTGGATGTGCACCTGATCCTGCGCCGTGGCGATGACATCCTGCTCGGCCAGCGGATCAATACGGGCTGGGCCGACGGGTGCTGGCATCTGCTGGCCGGTCACGGCGAGGACCATGAGCCGGCACTCACCACGCTGATCCGGGAAGCCCGCGAAGAACTGGGCATCACCATCGAACCCGGCAACGCCCGGCTTGTGCACGTGCTGCACCACCTCACCGAGTCCAGCCGCATCGCCCTGTTCTTCCAGGTCACCACCTGGACCGGCGAACCGGCCAACACCGAGCCGGACAAATGCGCCGGGTGGCAGTGGCACCACCTGGACGACCTGCCGACGCCGATGATTCCCTACGCGCGGCAGGCCCTCACCGACTACCGTGCAGGCCTGGCGTACAGCGAGCTCAGCTGGCCGCGATAG
- a CDS encoding protein-L-isoaspartate O-methyltransferase, with product MTDLDDVFGAVPAAAYTHHERYGETVHRSVPEWIQREVTSLQVQAGHCVLEIGTGSGYSGALLTQLCGPSGRVTSIDISDELIDRARAIHAERGVTGVDCYVADGHEGFPPAAPFDRVVVWCTPPRLPRALVDQVVDGGRIVVCLPIARLPSITLITTITVAAGQPQVQAVTGGIYAQSTPTAVDDAVTVPGRWVDYCDPQPDPSWIAIGWRADDPDGSGARSGLNQLLHPGHTETYRDLEADWRSWSAFTAALADPSLSLVSLRNEIRGIGHTTATSAAVILTDATVIADSPGSVSMAVLRAWLTRWEQAGRPAPDGFSTRLVPYDGAGLPGWDLHALPPTAPRHDTRKISEWR from the coding sequence ATGACCGACCTCGATGACGTTTTCGGCGCCGTACCCGCTGCTGCCTATACCCATCACGAGCGCTATGGAGAGACCGTCCACCGCTCCGTACCCGAGTGGATCCAGCGCGAAGTTACCTCCCTACAGGTTCAGGCCGGGCACTGCGTTTTGGAGATCGGCACCGGCTCCGGATACAGCGGCGCCCTCCTTACCCAGCTGTGCGGGCCGTCCGGGCGGGTCACGAGCATCGACATCAGCGACGAGCTCATCGACCGGGCGCGAGCGATTCACGCCGAACGCGGGGTCACCGGGGTCGACTGCTACGTCGCCGACGGCCACGAAGGCTTTCCCCCGGCGGCACCTTTCGACCGTGTTGTCGTGTGGTGCACGCCGCCGCGGCTGCCCCGAGCCTTGGTTGACCAGGTCGTGGACGGTGGGCGGATCGTTGTTTGCCTGCCGATTGCACGCCTGCCCTCCATCACCCTGATCACGACCATCACCGTCGCCGCCGGCCAGCCGCAGGTGCAGGCCGTCACCGGTGGCATTTACGCCCAGAGCACCCCGACCGCGGTGGACGACGCCGTGACCGTTCCCGGCCGCTGGGTCGACTACTGCGACCCCCAACCGGATCCGTCCTGGATCGCCATCGGCTGGCGCGCCGACGACCCTGACGGCAGCGGCGCCCGTTCGGGCCTCAACCAGCTCCTGCACCCCGGACACACCGAGACCTACCGCGATTTGGAAGCGGACTGGCGGTCCTGGAGCGCCTTCACCGCAGCCCTGGCCGACCCGAGCCTGAGCCTGGTCTCACTCCGCAACGAGATCCGCGGGATCGGCCACACCACCGCCACGTCGGCGGCCGTGATCTTGACCGATGCGACCGTCATCGCCGATAGCCCCGGCTCGGTGTCCATGGCGGTGCTGCGGGCCTGGCTCACGCGGTGGGAACAGGCCGGCCGCCCCGCGCCCGACGGGTTCTCCACCCGCCTGGTGCCGTATGACGGCGCCGGCCTGCCCGGCTGGGACTTGCACGCGCTGCCACCCACCGCCCCACGACACGACACGAGGAAAATCAGCGAATGGCGATGA
- a CDS encoding NUDIX domain-containing protein, with protein MSTTHQPEPTAPPQHPVPPQHPVDVFLLLHDGDTVLLGMRDGTGYADHQWNLPSGKMEHGEDVVTAVRREAAEEIGIRFEPDELQLAGVVHHRNAWHGRIGVIFSVAYDPDRHGEPVNREPHKCAEIRWVGLDAIPENTYPYTVAAIEVWRTGTFLQLSGWQ; from the coding sequence TTGAGCACCACCCACCAACCCGAGCCGACTGCCCCGCCCCAGCACCCGGTCCCGCCCCAGCATCCGGTGGACGTCTTCCTGCTGCTTCACGACGGCGACACGGTGTTGCTGGGGATGCGGGACGGCACGGGCTACGCCGACCATCAGTGGAATCTCCCGAGCGGCAAGATGGAGCACGGCGAGGACGTCGTCACCGCGGTCCGGCGGGAAGCGGCTGAGGAAATCGGGATCCGGTTCGAGCCGGACGAGCTGCAGTTGGCCGGCGTGGTGCATCACCGCAACGCCTGGCACGGGCGGATCGGGGTGATCTTCTCCGTGGCCTACGACCCCGATCGCCACGGCGAACCGGTCAACCGGGAGCCGCACAAGTGCGCTGAGATCCGGTGGGTCGGGCTCGACGCCATCCCGGAGAACACCTATCCGTACACGGTCGCCGCCATCGAGGTGTGGCGGACCGGAACATTTCTGCAGCTCAGCGGCTGGCAATAG
- a CDS encoding PolC-type DNA polymerase III, giving the protein MIDLRAYAADPAFRTSTFVVVDFEGCTPKGYPAEPIEVGAVVLRPAGAVLAEVGRFAALMRPPAHAPVTARQVGITAEMVADRPPAGIVLAELDTSLREPPYVAVAHHASTEANILARYATACPTLAAAPMLCTRRLAQHAYPGLASYSLDALLAHTRIPVPAGRHRALPDALVTAALLQRLLTDGATRHGWSRLSQLKQLAGLPPPGGAAPAQDALF; this is encoded by the coding sequence GTGATCGATCTTCGCGCCTACGCCGCCGATCCGGCCTTCAGGACCAGCACGTTCGTCGTGGTCGACTTTGAGGGCTGTACGCCGAAGGGTTACCCAGCAGAGCCGATCGAAGTCGGTGCAGTAGTGCTGCGCCCGGCAGGCGCTGTCCTGGCGGAGGTCGGCCGGTTCGCGGCGCTGATGCGCCCGCCCGCGCACGCGCCGGTCACCGCCCGGCAGGTCGGCATCACCGCGGAGATGGTCGCCGACCGGCCACCGGCCGGCATCGTGCTCGCCGAACTCGACACCAGCCTGCGCGAGCCGCCGTACGTGGCGGTCGCCCATCACGCCTCGACCGAGGCCAACATCCTCGCCCGATACGCCACTGCCTGCCCCACCCTGGCAGCGGCGCCGATGCTGTGCACCCGTCGCCTGGCCCAGCACGCCTACCCCGGCCTCGCCTCGTACAGCCTCGACGCGCTGCTGGCCCACACTCGCATACCGGTGCCGGCCGGACGGCACCGGGCGCTGCCCGACGCCCTGGTCACCGCCGCGCTGCTGCAGCGGCTGCTCACCGACGGCGCCACCCGGCACGGGTGGTCACGGCTGAGCCAGCTCAAGCAGCTGGCCGGCCTGCCACCACCCGGCGGCGCCGCTCCTGCCCAAGATGCCCTGTTCTGA
- a CDS encoding topology modulation protein, translating to MQRIAIVGNGGAGKTVLANRLGAVLGIPVTHLDDLRYAEDGTTVAENTFADQQQAIVAGESWIVEGNSLASMPIRLARADTVIVVDPHPLVCLLGILQRRLRYRGGRHPDGVFDRINGSFLWYVGWRYRRDHLPRVQACISDHFRGAVVVHLTRREQANLYLDVMAYHRGRGAR from the coding sequence GTGCAGCGGATCGCGATCGTCGGTAACGGGGGCGCGGGCAAGACCGTGCTGGCCAACCGGCTCGGCGCCGTCTTGGGGATCCCGGTTACGCATCTCGATGACCTGCGCTACGCCGAGGACGGCACCACGGTCGCCGAGAACACCTTCGCCGACCAGCAGCAGGCGATTGTTGCGGGCGAGAGCTGGATCGTCGAAGGGAACTCGCTAGCGTCGATGCCGATCCGGCTCGCCAGGGCCGACACGGTGATCGTGGTCGACCCGCACCCGCTGGTCTGCCTGCTCGGGATCCTGCAGCGCCGGCTGCGCTACCGCGGCGGTCGGCACCCCGACGGCGTTTTTGATCGTATTAACGGATCTTTCCTCTGGTATGTCGGATGGCGGTATCGGCGGGACCACCTGCCGCGGGTCCAGGCGTGCATCAGCGACCATTTCCGCGGCGCGGTGGTCGTCCACCTGACCAGGCGGGAGCAGGCGAACCTGTATCTGGACGTAATGGCTTACCACCGCGGTAGGGGTGCCCGGTGA
- a CDS encoding phosphotransferase, which produces MTDPMLRGRFARPIRRGEAVERLMGPGAQNVHALLDHFAQVGFQLAPRRLGTTADGTREILSHLPGDTGYPLLTAELRSDDTLVEVVRVIRDMHDATQGFVAPRPGRWHRLEPAVPAVIDCIGHHDLTPWNLVFDGTTVVGIIDWDLAGPSNRVWDLAYAAHHWIPLHPPDGLAGFGWGTEPDRAGRLRLLTDSYGRGVRPEQVVDFAVLRLLGMAAHIDDRVHAGDPAFAVHRDEDHAAGYRRAADYVLADRDRLLGAAGHLAGRRSPRAADRDRR; this is translated from the coding sequence ATGACCGATCCGATGCTGCGCGGCCGGTTCGCCCGGCCGATCCGGCGCGGTGAGGCTGTCGAGCGGTTGATGGGGCCCGGCGCGCAGAACGTGCACGCGCTCCTCGATCATTTCGCGCAGGTCGGCTTCCAGCTCGCGCCACGCAGGCTCGGCACCACGGCGGACGGGACCCGGGAGATCCTGAGTCACCTGCCGGGTGACACCGGCTATCCGCTGCTGACCGCCGAGCTGCGCAGCGACGACACCCTTGTCGAGGTCGTCCGCGTGATCCGGGATATGCACGACGCCACGCAGGGTTTCGTCGCGCCGCGGCCGGGCCGCTGGCACCGCCTGGAGCCGGCCGTGCCCGCCGTCATCGACTGCATCGGCCACCACGACCTGACCCCATGGAATCTGGTCTTCGACGGCACGACCGTGGTCGGCATCATCGACTGGGACCTCGCCGGCCCGTCGAACCGCGTCTGGGATCTCGCCTACGCCGCCCACCACTGGATTCCGCTGCACCCGCCGGACGGGCTGGCCGGTTTCGGCTGGGGCACCGAGCCCGACCGTGCTGGCCGGCTGCGGCTGCTCACCGACTCCTACGGGCGCGGCGTCCGCCCCGAACAGGTCGTTGACTTCGCGGTGCTGCGCCTGCTGGGGATGGCCGCGCACATCGACGACCGGGTCCACGCCGGCGATCCCGCGTTCGCGGTGCACCGCGACGAGGACCATGCCGCCGGCTACCGGCGGGCCGCCGATTACGTCCTGGCCGACCGTGACCGTCTGCTCGGCGCCGCCGGTCACCTTGCCGGGAGGAGGTCGCCGCGTGCAGCGGATCGCGATCGTCGGTAA